The genome window cacacacacacacacacacacacacacatacacacttatacAAGTTTAATACAACAAGCTATGCAGCTTACAGTTCAGCTTTGCAGGATAGAAATATAGAACTTAGTGCAACTGTGTTAcatatttaatgcttttttttttactccaaaaTTTTAAATATGACTAGAGCAGAATAGCCAtaaatgttttctctttcactgtTCCTTTGCCTCCTGTGTTTTTCTACACACTATCTGTTTCCATTTGTTCAAGCAGGGCGGACGCAGCTGGGCAACGGGGATCTTGACTGTAAGTTTTTGTCACTGATAGAGATCATCCTCGCCTTCATCTCTGTAGAGGTTTGATCCGCCCGCTCCAGgacctgacccctgacctccagACTGGGAACCAGAAGGAAACctaaatagagagagaaactaGATGAGACTGACTACATTTTCAGCGGTGAGTTACTTctataaatgtgtttgtgtacatacCTAAAGTTTCCGAAACCTCGGCTCTGCTGCAGAGTCTGAGCAAACATCTCATACTTGCGGATGTCATTATCGCTCACGGAGCGGCGAGCAAATCGCATGGCCTCTTCAAAGTGATCCCTCCTGATCTCTGGGACTGGATCATAGTCTTCATCCTGTGGACCGAGACCAAAATGATGTGAACTCATTGTGGAAacatatggatgtgtgtgtgtgtgtgtgtgtgtgtgtgttccctgtcCAAAGGCTGAAAGTTACAGAACACCCAGCCGCCCTTTAGGGAACTGTTTTATCTTCCACAGTCTTTTTCTGTACCAAGCACACACAGCCTGGTACCGGTTCAAGGAGtggaatgtatgtgtgtgtttgtgtgtgtgtgtgtgtctcagggagagagagacagacagagggagccCAAAACGGCGTCCCATTTTTTATACTGTATGGCATATATACACAGGGATGCAGTGTAGTATCAGTAGCAGCAGAGGGAGCCGGCTGTCTGACCATGGGTATGCCCGgtctgctctgcctctggcGCTCAGCCTTGATCTCTGCCTCGATGGCCTCACGGATGGCGAGCTTGCAGGCGCGCTGGCAGATCTCTGTCAGGTCGGCTCCAGAGAATCCCTCCGTTATGCCAGACAGGTACTCCAGATCCACATCCTGCAGGGAgtcaaagagaggaggagaggaaagagggcaGTGTGATGTGTTGCTGTGGAAAGTGGTGCTGcaggacggtgtgtgtgtttctgttacaAAGGCTGGGAGTTAATGAACACAATGTCTCTTTTAAGGACTGTTGGATATTAAGCACACACTGcttatttcagcctctgagGAGTTGAATCTGCTTATGGACACGGACAGAACAACTTTACATCTTCTGTTCTTACTATTAAATGCaggaaagagggatggagggacaCAGAGAAATTGGTCTTtatctgcatgtgcatgtctttttgtgtgtatgtatcacTGACGCGTGCAACAGGAGACTTGCGCAGGTTGGCATTTAGGATTGCCGTGCGTGAGGGCTTGTCCGGGAGGGGGATGTAGATGAGCTGGTCCAAACGGCCCGGACGCAGGATGGCAGGGTCTATGATGTCTGGTCTGTTTGGACAAGATGGCAGAGGAAAAGTGAGATGAAGAGGACCGTGCACTGGCTGCACTGGAAACTTGTGTCTATTATTTCATCTGAATCGGAAAGACAACAGTTTCACTTCCCCAAAATGTGTTGTGTCCCTTTAACATTCCCCCGTGCACACCTGTTTGTGGCACCTATGATAAAAACATTCTTCTTGTTGGTCATGCCATCCATCTCTGTGAGTATCTGGTTGATGACTCTGTCGGCCGCCCCTCCTGCGTCtccagccccgccccctctggaTTTGGCAATGGAGTCTAGCTCGTCAAAGAACAAGATGCAGGGGGCCGCCTGCCTGgcctgaggaggaggacaagaggtCAGGTGGAAAACATACCATGAGCAGCAGATGAGAAGATAAATCCACTTTACCACCTAACTTTTGCCCACAACTCTCAGAGCCTGTCTATTACAATCCTTTGTTTAATTCCTCCATGCTAACCTTATCAAACACATCTCTGACATTGGCCTCTGACTCTCCAAACCACATGGTGAGCATTTCAGGTCCTTTAATGGAAACAAAGTTTGCTTGGCACTCGTTGGCAATGGCCTTAGCCAGCAGGGTCTTCCCACAACCTGGGGGGCCATAGAACAACACTCCCCGGGACGGGGTCATCCCAAACTTCAGGAACTTATCTGGATACTCGACTGGGTACTGGGGAGAGCAAGACAAAGATTCACGGATTGTCAATGAGTCTTGAGTTTGTGGTCATGTGAAGAGGAAGTGGCTTATGTGCTGCCATGCTGGTATGCATGTTTGTCGGCGCTTCTTCCACCTGCACAAGCTCCTGCAGCTCTCTCTTGACCTCCGACAGTCCTCCGATGTCGTCCCAGCTGACCTGAGGTACCTCTGCTGTGGTCTCTCTCAGAGCTGAGGGGTTACTCTGTCCTAGTGCCCACTGAGGGAGTGataagggagagaaaaggaaaggaaatgcaTCCTccttcattcattattttttttaaaaatacagacaggtgacaaattGAAGGAAAAATCAGATTGAATGAGTGGAGACACAAAGGAAGTGTAACAAAGcttcactgaatggtttgatgagaATGGAAATGATGAAAATCACGATGCTATGACCTTCACAGTCACCACATCTCGTCCCAGGCGAAAACCTGTCGGAGATTTTGGATTGATGTGTTAGGCAGtgctctccaccaccatcatcaaaacatcaaataaaggaatatcttttGGGAGAATGGTGCTCCATACCTCCAATAGATTTCCAGAAACTTTGAGAGTCTATGCCAAGTAGCACTGAAGCTGCACTGGCAACTTGTGGTGGTACCACACTCTAATAAGACCCtagatgttgttttttcctttaatttgccTCCTATCTTTATTTCTAATGTGTATAGGCTGTAGTCCAATGAGTGCAACAGGacacacagctgtcattttAGGGACTTTTTGCACCATGTATTTTACTTAACGCTCAGTCCCAATAACCAAgaacttgtgtatgtgtgtgtgcatgtgtgtgtgcatgcatttactTTGAAGTCATCCATGGTGACAGCCAATGAGTTGAGCAGGTCAGCATCGATGGAGTCGTCCTCTAAGTCTATGAGAGTCATCTTCTTGCGGATGGCTTGCAGAGCAGCTTCTGAGCACAGGGCAGCTAGGTCGGCCCCCACATGGCCGTGGGTCTCTGCCGCGATCTGGGATACATGGAGAAACATAAATATTGAAATGAGtgtacacacagcacacatgcatgtcagGATTGTGCATATGACAAATTCTCATGTAACGGGGATCTGTGGCTTACTGTGTGCCAGTCTAGAGGATCTATAACATAAAGACCTTGAGAGTCCCTGATTTAAAAGATTACCACAGAAGTTAAACATTGTGTTTGGCttggctcctcctctcctccgctgCCTCACCCTCTCCAGGTCCACATCTTCGGCCAGTTTCATGTTTTTCGTGTGGATCTGCAGGACTTCCAGTCTGCCAGTTGAATCTGGGATTCCAATGTCTATCTCACGGTCGAACCTGCCTGGATAACGACACTACACATGCAGtcaccatgtttgtgtgtgtgcttgtatgtgcgtgcatgcgtgtgtgacTTGGTACATGAGTGTTCGGCTGCCCTAACCAAAGCGTCTTAGAGCAGGATCCACGCTGTTGGGTCGGTTTGTGGCtcccatgacaacaacatgagCTCTTTGCTTGAGGCCATCCATCAGAGTCAGGAGCTGGGAAACTATCCGCCTCTCCACCTCACCGTGtgtctgtacacacaaacacatacacacacagtcacacacattcatttgacAGCATACACAGGAAATACACAAGTATAAAAGGAGGGAGTCATCAGCCAGATCTCACTTCATATTCCTGAGAGGCAGTTCAGTCTCCGCACACAAGTCTACCCTCATCTGACAAGATTAGACTGTTCACACACTTAATACTATAAATGTGACACAGTTATCATATAGTGTGTTCAAAACAATACAGCACCAACGGGCAaattctcccttttctctgcaACTTGTTCTCTGTCCTTTACCTTCTCTCTCTTGGGTGCAATGGCGTCCAGCTCATCAATAAAGATGATGGCTGGGGCgtttttctctgcttcttcAAAAGCTTTCCTCAGGTTGCTCTCTGACTCTCCTGCCAGCTTACTCATGATCTCGGGACCTTGGCGGGGAGAAGTGcacaacatgagaaaaaacatttacacTGTACAGTTCAATATGAAAAGCaattagaaaatgaaaatttcactCTCATCTATGGACTTAAGTCTACAGATTGTCTTTAGATGTCTTCAGTTTCACTCATTCCATCAGAGCAGGCCTCAACTAGTTTCACGAATATGCTATTGTGTACAAACCAGAGGGCCTCACCATTGATAAGGAAGAAGAAGGCACCAGTTTCGTTGGCCACAGCCCGGGCCACAAGGGTTTTTCCAGTGCCTGGGGGGCCATATAGCAGGATTCCCCTTGGAGGCTgagggacaggagagagagggatggggagaGACCAGATTGGTGACGGCACATTAATTGAACGATTGTTATGTGAGAATGGATGGACACAAGACTGGCAGATGGACGGATCTGTGAGTCACCTTAACTCCGATAGCCTTGAAGAGGGCAGGGTGTCTGAGAGGCAGCTCCACCATCTCTTTGATCTGGGCCAGCTGCTTTCGACAACCTCCGATGTCATCATAGCCGATGTCATTAAgactctcctcttcatcctatCTCAGGACAAACCAGCAAAAAATGTGTGGctaaaaatatgcaaacagtGGATGGGTTCCACCTCATGATAGCCAAAACAGGATGAGTGAAGAGGAAGAATATTAATTGTTTCTAATTCCAGTTTCTTTTGCAACATGCTCATGGCACAGTGAGAATTTGCATTAATACGTGGACCCATTCTttcttgtgtcttgtgtctgctggtggtggtgtcaTGGTGTGGTGATTTTTTCTTGGCACATATTAGGCTCACATTACCAAATGGGCATTGTTTGAATGCTGATTAGCCTACCTAAGACTTATTGCTGACCAAGAGAGCATCCCTTCATGCCCTCTTTGTACTCTGTCTCAAAAGGATTTCTTCAGAAAAGATAATGCACCAGCACCTCGGGACAAATCAGGTTCCAGGAACATGACAGTGACTTTGGTTTACTTCAATAGCCTCCATAGTACCTAGATCTCAACCCAACAGAGCATCTTTGGGATGAGATATAAGAGGATGTTCACAGTATGAATAACACTGCTGAAATCAACAGAAACTGTATCAAGTCAGTTTTGACTGAGATCACTCTGGAACCTTTCCAGCATTTTGTTTCATCCAGGCCACAGAGAATTCAAGGTGTTCTTCAGGCAAAGGGAGGCCCTACCCACTACTAGCTTGATTTGCCCaaaaagtggccactgagtgcatTGAAACTGACAATATGTTCCTCATAAAGTTGTCTAAACTGCTTGGGACTGATGATTCCCAGCATAGGAGTCCCACTAAAGATTGCTTTGAACTACAGATTGCTTTGAACTACCTGGCCCCTTGTTGACTAACCTGCCTGGTGCACAAATGACCTAATGAATCTGTTCTCTCACAACACATCCATCTGTCACTCACTGACCTCTCTTTTGATTGGCTCTCCTTCACAGTGGATGATGGTGTCTGGGGCAACAATGCAGTGAGGGGTAGGGTCAGTTTCCACCACCTTGAATTCCACCGCTCGCATGCCCCCTCGCACCAGGAAGATGTCACCTGGCAACACAGATGACAAGCCACTAATACAGGAGGCTTAGACATCCAGTCATGTTCAGGATACAACTGCATTAGTGATGGAGCTTTTCTGCATGCCATTAAACCAAAAATAGTGGCATTTTTCCAGTGATAAAATGAGCAAAGGTTGGTTTTCTTTGTCTTATCTGATAATCATTAGGCCTTACTGGAGCATACTCTGAATAAAGCTGCTTTATTATGGAATGATGAAGCATTTCTGTGGCTGAGCTGTTGGAGTACCTTTGTGTACAGGTCGGTAAGCCTCCAGGAAGTACGGTTTGAGGAAGACCTCGAAGAGGTTCCCTGTCAGACCCACAATGGTGTCATCTATAGGGAGGACATGGATCCGCTTCCCATACTTCACATCAGGACAGGCATGGATACTGCAGTATCACACATGTAAAACACATAGGGACACATATTTAATACTTGGTTTAAGGTTCTACAGTTGTGGATAGACACACCAGCAGCTATCAACTGATTATTCTTGATTATTTTACATGATGAGCTCAACCTGATGATATCACCAAGCCGGACACGCAAGTTGTTGCGTATCACACGGTTCATGCGGATCCGCTCATCTGCACAGCTGTCATCAGTCAGAACGATGCACACTGTTTGGCGACGCTTCCGCCCCCGCAACACCACTGTGTCCCCCCGGAAGAGTTGCAGCTCCTCCGTCTTATTCTGGtagggacacacacagagacatgaacACACTCATTTTAGGACAAATTCAAACATGAGAGGAGTACAtctcgcacacaaacacacacctgggatAAGCTGACAATGCTGTTGTCTTCATTTAGAGCTTCATCCACAATAAGTCTGTTGGGCCTGTGTTTCTGCTTCAGGATAGCAGTCGAGAAATCTTCTCCCTTTGGACTTACAAACAAGAGCCACAATATGACACTCAAGTTTATCCACATCTAGATCTGATTTCCTCATGTGACCCCGGTCTGTATTTAGACCTTGTTTTGCTCTGCACATAGCAACGATCAGAATTTGTCACTgggacaaatatattttaaacagTTAGTTTACATTACCTACAATTTggtgtgactgaaaaaaattaGGTGTGATTGTAACTTGACATTATCATCAAATCAAGATACAATTTGcacaatttattaaaaatactaaaattaaGATACCATGTTCCATCTCCAGccatctacaaaatgtacatgttGGCATATGCATGAGGAAGCATGCACGCAtatactctctctcacacacacaaacacacgtacatacacacacacaggcatgcacagcCGTTGTACTCACTCCGTCCCTCCTGAGGCAGGCATGTCGACTCTCCTTTGCGCCTTTCCAACAGCTCCAGGGGTTCGAGCTAATTTGGACTCTTCTGGTCCAAATAATCTGGTTTCTACACAGTCTGGATCTTGTAGCTCACTACCGTCTGCAGTTGTTCACAGAGGTGTAGCAGCTCTTGCACTGTATAATTTTCTCAGACCTGTGACAGAGGTTTCAGGTTCTGTCTGATCTCAGCTACCCTGCTGTGCCTTGTTGTTAACTGGAGCCCAGGAGGCTTCTACCTGGTTCTTTGAAACACCATGTCTGTGGATCCTGcagcctgtctgtttgtctgtgtgggtATAAATATAACCATCTGCTTCTGTGTCTTATttaccaccaacaccaccaccccgcctccacacaaacacacacacacacacacacacacacacgcacacacacacacacagatactgtacAGTCTAAGCCACTTACCCTGGAGAGCGTCCCAGTACAGATATAGTACGatacctccccctccccctgcagCTATCCCGCACACGTAAGCACAACCCTGTAGCTGGTTATGAAGAATAGTTcccgacttacctgttgtgcaATACTTACGGGTAAGAATATACACTGTAGAGAAAATTTTCCTGAAGAATATAGAAAATGTTGAGGTCATTGTTGTAACCGCTAAGTTCTGATTTGTCTCTTTCATGTTACGCCTTTCTTTTCTAAAAGATGGCGCAGTCTCTGTCCCTTCGACTCTGTCCTAGTGACTaagaggagctgctgttgtgaCACTCGTCTTTCTCTTTCCTGCGCAGCTGCTCTCAACCCTTGGTGGATTCCATACATGCCGTCTCTCACACAAATTGCATATGCACATATGTGGCtggcatacaaacacacataaacacacaaagcatgaacacaaatgtgcacacactgactacactgcaaaattaaaacaagactGACTAGGcgatctctctgtctgtattgTATTTTCTGAAGCAACGTGTTTAAACTCAGGGCAAAAATGTTGGAGTGGTTTAATTTACACTTTTATTAGAAAAGTTATTCTTTAACAAACCACAGGAGACAAGCAATAAGGGCATAAATGTACAATCCCCTCGAGAGAATCCAAACACTAGACACTAAATACTGTGGTCTTCTCCTACAGAGTCAACAAATCTGAATTAAAAGGATGGGCAAATGCAAAACAGCTCCCTTTTGACCATTAGTGTGCCGAGCACCATAACACACACCTTTACCCAACTGTGGTAGACCTGCAAAATGATGTTCACATGTACaaactatttttgttttaactgtagttactgaaaatgtattaaaaaaaaaaccttgataGCCTTGATAGAATAAGGCAAGGAGGAGGATAGGAGGAGGAAATaaaggaataataaaaaagaaagcaaagaatTAGGGAGAGGCAAGACTAAAGGACAGGTCTGaatgtacataaaaaaatagTTGGGTCTGATTTATAATCAGTGTGCAAATAttcataaaatgaaatcaatattCTGGAAACGTGaacatataaatacaaataaagttataacAGTCACTTCTGGAAATGCAGAACGAAGACCTGTAATGCTTACAGAGGAGACGAGTGACAGTACAGCATTGTCAATGAAGTATCGTGGAGCTACAGAGACGCCCTGGCCAACAAGTCATATTGTCCAGACGTAAAAAACATGATGGTTTGGCTTAGACCCCAGCAGAAATCACATCATTCTCATAGTactaattttttccacttaaaatgaaaattatgacgGAAAAATGATCACTCCAATCGATAAAACTGCAAATATTATCACAACTgcagtatctgtcaaaataatctCAGTACATTTTCTACCACATCGTGCAACCCTAGTTGGGCAACATTATTTGGTTTCTAAGGTGTGACCAGTCACCATTAAAAAATGCTGGTGGTATGAgactaattgattgattgactcaGTTTACCCTGCATTAACATCTTTCAGTTAAATCACTGTTTTTCAAGAACATTACAAATGTAGATTAATGTACTCGATGAACTATTTTTTCAGTCTATTTACATATTCTGTCTTCTGTAAGTCTATTTGTCAGTTGATTGTTCTGCTCAGTTCACTACTCCAGTCCATTTCGGTTCGCTGGTGTACAACAACAGTGGGCATAAACAGGAGCTGGTCCAGTACGCATACAGTGGCTGCAGAAAGGATTCAGACCCcttcaaaatggatgaaaagtattatttttgccATCAGTCTGCACATAGTACACCATACTGTGAAagcaaatacatattttgagAAATTTTTAGCAAATGcatttataaaaaacaaaaaaagtaaagtcaTTTGTAATGTAAGACCTTTTATTCAGTCCTTTGtagaagcacctttggcagtgATTAGAGCATCAAATCTTAGATATGCCTCCACTAGTTTTGAATACTTGGATTTGGTCAGTTTCTCCTGGTATTtcttgcaaatcctctcaagctcttGTCAAAATGGTGGGGTGCCTTGGTGGTCCCTGATCTTCAAGTCTCTCCACTGATTTTTAATAAGGTTCAAGTCCAGGCTTTGGCCGGGCCTCTCGATGACGTTCAGCAACTTGTCCCGAAGCCACTCCTTCGTTGTCTTTGCTGTGTGGTTTGGGCTGTTGTCGTACTGAAAGGTGACTCTCCTGTGGTGCAAGTCCTCTGCAAGGACCTTTCTGTATCTGGCTCTGTTTATTTGTCTTTCGGTCCTGACTCCCTGCTGCTGAGGAGTATCTTCatagcatgatgctgccaccaccatgcttcacaaCAGGGATGGCGCCTTATTTGCCACGTGCTGAGCAGCACTTCATGTTAGCCAGACGTACCATTTGGTACTCAGAccaaagagtgttttttttcctcatactcCCCTGTtaactttctcctctctcctttcagtGTACCTCAAGGTGAGTTTTCATAGCTTTTTACTCAGGAGTGGCTTTTGTCTAGCCACTCCATCATAAATTCATGATTGATGAAGTGCTGCAGAGATGATTACCCTTCTGGCAGTTTCTCTCATCTCTGCACAGGCACTCTGAAGCTCTATTATagcccttttccaccagaggaACTGTTCCCAGAACACAGGAACTCTTCTGAGAAACCGATAACCCTCACCCCTGTTTCGTCTAGCGGAGTCAGTCCTTCTTTTGCCCTTGAGGTTGAGTTCTTGCGCCCCAAAATGGATCGTGAAACCATGGTAGTACTCTCCGAGTTTAATATTTTCAGGTCTTACTTTTCTAGCATTCTCAttttccacctctgtgtgtctcttctACACAACCAAGTAAGAGGCACAGCAGTAGTCCTTGAGGTGtggtggaaaacacacacaaacacacttggaGTTTAGAGAACTAATTTTGCCCCCGGAGCCTCCCTCCAACGGCAAAACCCAAGACCTTTGCCCTTAAAAGTTTTGGTGGAGAACGAGCAATAAGAGTGGTAACCTCACTGATCAATGCCTTTCTTGTTAGGTTACTGAGTTTGGCCAGACCACCAGCTCTTGGAATAGTCTTGGTGGTTGAAAACTTCTTCCACTGTGCTCCTGGGAATTTTCAATgctttggcaaatttttcacaCCATTCCCCAGATCCATGCCGCGACAGACTTTCATTTCAGAGTTCCATTTCATGGCTTCATTTCTGTCCTGACAGATGTGACAGATGTATACAAAACAGATGTGTGACTAAATCATGTCCAATCGATTAAATTTTTCCACAGGTGGACAACATTCAAGTTCTAGAGACATCTCAAGGATGATCCACAGAAACAGGATGATTCTGAGCTCAGTTTGGAGTGTCACAGCCATGATTCTGCATACTTGTGTAAATTAGAAATTTTGATTAtgatttttaatacattttcaaacatagCATTGAATTTTCTACAACACAATAaagtgtggaaaaagtgaaggcgTCTGAATACTTTTCCAAGCCACTGCATTCAGTCTAATCAGAGATGGTGACGCATAGGACAGAGCAGATCGTGAATACCtctttgtggagaaaaaaacacctttaaaCCTGGTATACACCAAAGATTTTTATCAGGACGTTCTGTAATATTATGCTGTTAGGCTGCGCAAAATCAAGCCGTCTAAATAACCAATGAAAAATTTTGGGACAGTTATCGCCTTATTGCTTTGACCAACAACCATTTGAAGAAGCCCAAGGTAGATGAACAAAACCTGCACTTTGGGGTTGCACAGTTGAAGCACAGGGTCGCTGTCTGAGAGACGACAGTCGAGACTACAGTGGGTCAGCAGCAGTTAAAGGGAATAAAATCATCATTCACACATTTTGGATTGCAGTAACCTGACCAACTCAGACTAAGAATGAAGACTAAAGTTATTTCCTGAATGTCCTTGCTGTCCTTTCCAAACTGCACTgtcatgccctctctctctctctctctctcacacacacacacacacacacacacaaacaaacaagcacatggTAGTTACATCACagcctaaaaaataaaaaacagcattcacacacacagtcactgcaGCCTCCGTCAAAGTACAGATGTGCATAAAGATCAACGCAATATAACCGTGCCAATGGGGAGGCCCATCTTGGAGTTTCATTGAAAAGTTGCAAAGTGCTCGCTCATGACTGTGGAAAAGACAAAATTGCATGACTGTTTTGAACCTCTGCAAActtaaatgtctgttttctgtcGTTTTTCTATTGTTCACCATTTCTCCTTCAATCCTTTGTGCTCTATTTGGTAGAAAATCCATACTGTCCAGGAAATCAAGTCACTTTTATGTCTGTCCTACTGGGACCAGGGCAGATTAAAGAGGAGCAAGAGCAATAGAGAGgaatggaggtgtgtgtatttctttgtATTGTATG of Myripristis murdjan chromosome 1, fMyrMur1.1, whole genome shotgun sequence contains these proteins:
- the LOC115360079 gene encoding transitional endoplasmic reticulum ATPase translates to MPASGGTDPKGEDFSTAILKQKHRPNRLIVDEALNEDNSIVSLSQNKTEELQLFRGDTVVLRGRKRRQTVCIVLTDDSCADERIRMNRVIRNNLRVRLGDIISIHACPDVKYGKRIHVLPIDDTIVGLTGNLFEVFLKPYFLEAYRPVHKGDIFLVRGGMRAVEFKVVETDPTPHCIVAPDTIIHCEGEPIKREDEEESLNDIGYDDIGGCRKQLAQIKEMVELPLRHPALFKAIGVKPPRGILLYGPPGTGKTLVARAVANETGAFFFLINGPEIMSKLAGESESNLRKAFEEAEKNAPAIIFIDELDAIAPKREKTHGEVERRIVSQLLTLMDGLKQRAHVVVMGATNRPNSVDPALRRFGRFDREIDIGIPDSTGRLEVLQIHTKNMKLAEDVDLERIAAETHGHVGADLAALCSEAALQAIRKKMTLIDLEDDSIDADLLNSLAVTMDDFKWALGQSNPSALRETTAEVPQVSWDDIGGLSEVKRELQELVQYPVEYPDKFLKFGMTPSRGVLFYGPPGCGKTLLAKAIANECQANFVSIKGPEMLTMWFGESEANVRDVFDKARQAAPCILFFDELDSIAKSRGGGAGDAGGAADRVINQILTEMDGMTNKKNVFIIGATNRPDIIDPAILRPGRLDQLIYIPLPDKPSRTAILNANLRKSPVARDVDLEYLSGITEGFSGADLTEICQRACKLAIREAIEAEIKAERQRQSRPGIPMDEDYDPVPEIRRDHFEEAMRFARRSVSDNDIRKYEMFAQTLQQSRGFGNFRFPSGSQSGGQGSGPGAGGSNLYRDEGEDDLYQ